The Vitis vinifera cultivar Pinot Noir 40024 chromosome 16, ASM3070453v1 DNA segment ATTTCACTTtgcatttaaaaattgtttttcaaaaacaatatccaaacaatattaaaaaaaatttaaaacagttttctgttttgaaaaacaaaaaactatttttaaatagcACAATTAAACAAACtcataatgttttatttttaatcatatgcttgtataattattttttaaaacacaaaaaataaataaaaacaactaaaatattatttaaaaatatgttttctaattatcaaacacattttcctttttttccccaaaaaataaaaaaccactttcaaaaacaattatcaaacatggagtaaaattataaaaagtgaaataaaaataaacccataATTTCAAAGCAATAGAAGAGGAGTGTTCCCCAAGAAGTAATCTCATTATCAGTGTCTTGAAAGTAGAAACACAACCCACAATCACAAATTGAGTTTTCCCATAACAGAGACAGCTCTCAtttacatatacatatatagatatagggagagagagagagagagagaacccaTGAGCCATATTACATGCTAGATTTTCTCAAAAACCTCAAGACCAAAGCTTGGTTGAAACATCTACATATATATGATTATGTGATAATTGGCTATTTTCCCATACTGGAAGTGTTGTTCTTctttatcctaaaaataaaatagggacTGCTGCTAAAAGTTGGCTAAGAAACACAGATTCGTTGTGCTGGGGTTGGAGAATTGTGCAGAATGCTCACCTCCCTCCTCACAAATGAAGGTAATGCAAAAGCAGCCGAGTGAATCTGTCAATTAAACCACAAAAAGAAGAAGCTTGAATCATTTTCTGAGACTGCAAGTAATTGTTTCTTGAATTCCCAAAGAACAACTGAACTGTCATATATTTAACAACAGAGGAAATATCATTAGCATTCATGATCAATAGCAGTGGCTATACTGCATTGGGGCTCGGAGAATTCCTCGATTATCATCTTCTGAATTGAGTTAAACTCAGTACTCTTGGGATTGTCTAAAGTAGAATGGAATAACACATCTGGCTTTTTTACAATTGTAACAAGATTtatgagaaaatataaaagCGCCAATTTGCCAATCTAGTTAACAGCTTTTGGGTTTATTCTATACAACAATTACAAGTACTTAAAGAACTTTGGCCTGTCGAATTCCTAATTCCATAACCAATCAGGAGAGaccttaaggctatgtttggttctagaaAAGTTCGagagaatgaaaatagagaaggttgctatgtttggttttcaaaaagtttgaaggaaataaaatataaaggaagaatttagagagaaaaaggtaagtaaaatttataaattttttatcttatttggtTGTGTAAGAAAAagtaaatggaaatgaaattaaattgttGAGGAATGCATTTTGCTCAAATTTTTCTCACTTTTATCTAGGAAAATACAGAGGAAaatcttttagtattttttccTCCGCATATTCCATGACAttcaaaacataagaaaataattttctttagcaatttttttcttaatactttccaagaaccacacatatgaaaagaaaaagatgagaaatctttaaaaaaaaaaaaggattttctcttatttggtctttcatggaaaagttgaggaaaaacaaataaactacTGAATAATGCattttccaaaaactttccccacctttttaagttatgtgtggTTCTCGGAAAAtactaagtaaaaaaaaaatataaaggaaaatgattttttcatgtttgattgtcctatgaaaaatataaaagaaaataaaatataattaaaactaattaaaaacttatgtatttttaaattatttaatttttatattgatgagttaaaataaataaaatgagttcgaagtaacaaaaaaaataatttatcgactttaaatctattttttattttccttctacttttcctttgtattttctttcccttgcattttccctcaaattttctgggaatcaaacataatgaGGAGGAAAATCTTTTGGCAGTATTCCTCTCATTTCTTTAGCAATTTTTTTCCTCAGATCTTTCCATgtccaaacataaaaaaataattttcattagcattctttttcctttcctttgtaATTtgcaggaaccaaacataactaaAAGTTTGAGAAGTAGATTGCCAAATTTAGAGTTAATTATGGAGGTTTCAAGTCTTTTTTTGATGGACATGTTGAACCAtaaggaatttgaaaatattaagtaGCATGTTTAAATTTTctactaattttaaatttgttctgGATTAACCAAATGGTATGCACACATGACTTACCAACACAGCATCCAAGCAATTTCTCATCAACAAAGGAGATGCAAGGATGAGACTACATCCTAAGTTTTAAAATCAAGCACTTAAGCCTTACTACTGTAGGAGCAATCAGGAAGGATTTGCTGGTGAATCCAATAAAAATAGCAGCTAAAAGTCCATACTCAAGCtaaaaaaaaaggggataaCACATTAATTTAAGCTAATTTGAAAGATGAGTAGGGTTCTTACCTCCGAGTTATAAAACCTAAGTTCTCTACCACACTTGAGATTGCCTTCTAACTTCTCAATTGGGTTAACAGGATGCAAGAAATCCACAGGTGGCCCCTCAGTTGAGCACAATAGAAATCCAATCACACCACtgtataaaaatagaaaaacagtCCGCAAATAAGAATGACTTCACAGTTAGCCAAAAGTCAGAgaataaaaaagagagaaaaaacctAAACATTTTGTAAGTaattatatctaaaaattaCCCAGCGTCTGAATGACAAGTACAAATTTGCCTCagaaaagaaattatatttaaaaaaggaaacgAATTTTTAAGTATCAACTTCACGGCAACAAGAGAACTTTGTAAAAGTTCATTCTATCATTTACATCAAGTTGTATGAAGCAACAATGAACATAACAACATTGAAGTATAAGCAGGACTAGGAACTTGATAGGGTTAAAAATCTTCCAAATCACCCTTATCATTTCTGGAAAGGGCAATAGACCAAAGAGAAAAAATCAGTAGAGCAATTAGCCATATATAGAGATCAATACATGATTACCTTGGATATGTAGGAACACTTGCCCATGCATAATGGACCGAACCCTTGAATGTTTCACGACAAATAGAAAGCATATCCTGAATAAGATGTGTGTGGAGCCACATGCTTTCAGCCATGTTACAAAGAACACCACCAGGACGCAAAGCTCTGGCTGTTGTCTCAAAAAATGGTCTCTCGACAAGTTCTTGAGCAGGACCTAAATGAGGAAAAGAAACCAAACAAGGGAAGTAAATAATTACCTTATTTGCCACAAATCCCACTTATTGGGATATTACACCTTGAAGACATAAAAAGTTCAGAATGAGAAAAAAGGAGGCCTTCAGATGTTCTCTCTTCTTGGTATTATAACAGTATCTTTCCTGAATTTGAGAAACGTTTATTTGGCCACCAGAGTCTGTCTATAGTTTTTATTCCAACCCCAACCCTGCTCATGGACACACTATACACACCCACACACCCAACTTCCCaagaaataaatagaaaaattatggCAAAGGACATACCCACAGGATCTGATGAATCAACAATAATTGCATCATACTTCCCTTCAGGTACATGTCTAAGAAATTCAACAGCtgccaaaatcatgaaaatgaaaTCAAGAAGGTACAGCAAGATATTGGAAAAAAGCAGCTGAAGTCATTATTCTAGTTACATAGGATAAAGTAAGATctctttgaaattattttgagaatgaacATACCATCCCCAACATGAAGCTGGACACGAGGGTCTTCAAACCCAACGTATAACTGTGGGAAAAACTTCTTACACACCTACAAATAAACAACAGAAAGGAGTTGGTTCAAATCACAATGAACAAGCTAAGACCTAATAACATGAAATGGTACATCACACCACCACTTACATCTATAACCATCTTATCTATCTCACAAATATCAATAAGCTCAACAGAGCTATGACGAGAAATTTCCCTAAGAACcccaccatcaccaccaccaacaACCAGAACCTGCATCCAGTACTTCAATTAAATCCAGTATACAACTCAGCTTGAAGGGAAGTTAGTGCAAAGGCATTAAGACAGAAAGAAATCCAACTCTACAAGCaatataatcattattattaatgagGTACCATATAATACATATACATACGggtgcaattaaaaaaaaaaatcccaatttgaaataattatacTAGTTTCCAATATACTTTAAATTAGGTAAGAATGAAATAATCATATCCCACAAAGAGTGATTGTTATCCATCTCATTTCAGTTGATTTTCCTTCTGTTTTTCTCTTCactaaaaatatggatatttatGATAGGCAGGTTTGGAAAGAGGATAAGCAAACTATTCCTTCAGATTCATTTGCAACATTACACCCCAGAGCTTCACCAGGCAATTGTATTTTCAATGTTATCATGTTTTTTGTACATATGATATGGTAGAATGATTCTCAAGTTTTAATTCTTACATATTTAAATGGTCAAGTTTGAGCATTTTGCTTCTCTCTTAAAGCTTCTTcactttattttattgtaaaatctaaaaattagcAAAGTGAACTAATTTCgcattatttttagataaaaatacctttccataatgaaaaaaatataaaacaacatGAAGAGTAAAACATTGGCAAAGATGGCAAATTAAAAATGGTTGTGAGAAAGATATAATCCAAGTCAAAAGGAGAACATTGACAACATGGAATAAAACTCCAATGCTTGGAAATAGTGAAATTACTCTCTTGGGGGATTCAATTGAACAAAGGGGAAGGTGAGCAATCATCTCCTGATAGGCACATTCATCTTTCTCGCTCAACTGAACAATGCCATCAAGCACAAGCACTTTGCCATATGCTGACGACTGCAAATAAA contains these protein-coding regions:
- the LOC100232840 gene encoding spermine synthase encodes the protein MEGGAGKGLECPKIMDGKASNGKGLKKAIPSCCLKAKASAPENDAKCHSTVVSGWFSEPQSCSDKAGNLMYFNNPMWPGEAHSLKVENILFQGKSEFQEILVFESSAYGKVLVLDGIVQLSEKDECAYQEMIAHLPLCSIESPKRVLVVGGGDGGVLREISRHSSVELIDICEIDKMVIDVCKKFFPQLYVGFEDPRVQLHVGDAVEFLRHVPEGKYDAIIVDSSDPVGPAQELVERPFFETTARALRPGGVLCNMAESMWLHTHLIQDMLSICRETFKGSVHYAWASVPTYPSGVIGFLLCSTEGPPVDFLHPVNPIEKLEGNLKCGRELRFYNSEIHSAAFALPSFVRREVSILHNSPTPAQRICVS